One window from the genome of Diorhabda sublineata isolate icDioSubl1.1 chromosome 10, icDioSubl1.1, whole genome shotgun sequence encodes:
- the LOC130449841 gene encoding uncharacterized protein LOC130449841, producing MANEPLVVQAVYSYKRSNNDELNFKKGDIITVTQKDDGWWEGTLNGETGWFPSNYVKECKDAPKPIINQLNEYKSVVLKDLVDSEKAHVTELEGLVTNFLQPLEKSAILTTDEYKQLTGNITEVLETHQHLLNLIEIESNKPGCDQRVGKLFLNWAPRIKSVHQAYCSLHPKAVCILDKYRDELTKYMESKGAASPGVLVLTTMLSKPFRRLDKYSGMLQELERHVEECHPDRGDTQRSVSVYKEIAATCSATRRQKELELQVLTGPVRGWEGPSLTTLGDIIYMGLVSVGPQRNDRYFVLFPTTLLILSVSHRLSAFIYEGKLYLSGLTITKLENNAFEISAPMIDKRVVYCQNKEDADHWIELLKKQMPRSSTASTVSQKMGPSQAQFVPQPPPHLNQRGYCNRSSVISYKTPNDNRPITLPPDHYPSAAPFAALTKYFQKLIKQKIITRKLLKHLLYSEHLNKMNLNLVKIRHHKTEISIYTKDIHCRDSVIHCESDTDTDSSNNTDKTKNYDSYSSNSSNPFGYIRYYNPRNEDESKPPSILISTASIRLQKQSSQDSDGSVVVRKPKPYMACENIPNLNDSLELTNLSVQQESYLPTTRQSCPTKLVGNKFNKTSLTTIYIPPWSNNDTNNSTTHSSTLELPVNTLPIPDKVLAEILYNTPKDDEENFLLKPPSMFDVKIVPQSLSLNLDNVGFRKHSIDSDKPKRRSSLQITPSTQSSFCRCCSVYYHSPRSSDSGMAGSCTLNSPDSANNTAESVRVRCSVDMTNLFDKCEDKRDALSLSESIARDYEAECQCTSPFGSTPRTSGQDCINENVITKSGDGMRKSQSKLYLIPQKSQSMDSLLDKEEGDDGNSPLFKSGLYAHWWLKAKIPASVVKGIRISTRQNNTGKGMILSDFCCCLLRFCANFLTESLGYVWPLPVHHFIFTKHKLPI from the exons ATGGCCAATGAACCTTTGGTAGTACAGGCTGTTTATTCTTATAAAAGGAGTAATAATGACGAG TTAAACTTTAAAAAAGGTGATATAATAACAGTAACTCAAAAAGATGACGGTTGGTGGGAAGGTACATTAAATGGAGAAACGGGATGGTTTCCCAGTAACTATGTAAAAGAATGCAAAG atgcACCAAAACCAATAATTAACCAACTGAATGAATACAAAAGCGTTGTGTTGAAAGACTTGGTGGATTCAGAGAAAGCCCACGTTACCGAATTAGAAGGACTAGTTACGAATTTTCTACAACCTTTAGAAAAAAGTGCAAT tttaaCTACAGATGAATACAAACAATTGACCGGTAATATAACCGAGGTATTAGAAACGCATCAGCACTTGTTGAACCTCATCGAAATAGAATCGAATAAACCAGGATGCGATCAAAGAGTTGGAAAACTGTTTCTCAATTGGGCGCCCAGGATAAAAAGTGTACACCAAGCTTACTGTTCCTTACATCCCAAAGCCGTCTGCATTTTGGACAAATACAg AGATGAACTTACGAAATACATGGAATCGAAAGGTGCCGCCAGTCCGGGCGTACTGGTTTTAACCACTATGTTAAGTAAACCGTTTAGAAGACTGGATAAGTATTCGGGAATGCTGCAGGAATTGGAAAGACACGTAGAAGAATGTCATCCGGACAGAGGTGATACCCAGAGATCAGTTAGCGTTTATAAAGAAATTGCA GCGACTTGTTCAGCTACGAGGAGACAAAAAGAATTAGAACTCCAAGTACTAACAGGTCCTGTTCGTGGATGGGAAGGACCTAGTTTAACGACACTAGGGGATATTATATACATGGGTTTAGTATCCGTTGGACCTCAACGCAACGACAGATATTTCGTTCTATTCCCAACcactttattaattttaagtGTGAGCCATAGACTGAGCGCTTTTATTTACGAg gGGAAATTGTACCTATCCGGTTTAACGATAACGAAATTAGAAAATAACGCTTTCGAAATTAGCGCCCCCATGATCGATAAAAGAGTGGTGTATTGTCAAAATAAAGAAGACGCTGATCATTGGATTGAATTGTTGAAGAAACAAATGCCCAGGAGTTCTACGGCTTCTACGGTCAGTCAAAAAATGGGACCTTCACAAGCGCAGTTCGTTCCTCAACCTCCACCACAT CTGAATCAGAGAGGTTACTGCAACCGTTCGTCCGTGATAAGTTATAAAACGCCCAACGATAATCGCCCAATTACGTTACCGCCCGATCACTACCCGTCCGCGGCGCCTTTCGCCGCCCTAaccaaatatttccaaaaattgatcaaacaaaaaataataacgcGCAAATTATTAAAACACCTCCTCTATTCCGAACATCTcaacaaaatgaatttgaatttaGTGAAAATAAGACACCACAAAACCGAAATCAGTATTTACACCAAAGACATACATTGTAGAGACAGCGTAATACATTGCGAAAGCGATACCGACACCGACAGTTCGAATAACACCGACAAAACTAAAAACTACGATAGTTATTCGAGTAATTCGAGCAATCCCTTCGGTTACATCCGATATTACAATCCTCGAAACGAAGACGAATCGAAACCGCCCAGTATTTTGATTTCCACGGCCAGTATACGATTGCAAAAACAATCGTCGCAAGATTCGGACGGAAGCGTCGTAGTACGTAAACCGAAACCGTACATGGCGTGCGAAAATATACCGAATCTAAACGACAGTTTAGAATTGACGAATCTATCGGTACAACAGGAATCTTATTTACCGACGACCAGACAAAGTTGTCCGACCAAATTAGTcggtaataaatttaataaaactagtTTAACTACGATATATATACCGCCGTGGTCGAATAACGATACTAATAACAGTACCACTCATTCCAGTACGTTAGAACTACCTGTAAACACCCTTCCAATACCGGATAAAGTACTGGCCGAAATTTTGTACAATACCCCGAAAGATGACGAAGAAAATTTCCTATTAAAACCTCCGAGTATGTTCGACGTCAAAATTGTGCCGCAAAGTTTGAGTTTGAATTTAGATAACGTCGGTTTCCGTAAACACAGCATCGATTCCGATAAACCGAAAAGAAGAAGCAGCTTACAAATAACTCCTTCGACGCAATCGTCTTTCTGTCGTTGCTGTTCGGTATATTATCACAGTCCTAGATCGTCGGACTCCGGTATGGCGGGTAGTTGTACTTTAAATTCTCCCGATTCGGCGAATAATACCGCCGAATCGGTTCGAGTTCGTTGTAGTGTCGATATGACGAATCTGTTCGATAAATGCGAAGATAAACGCGACGCTTTATCGTTGAGCGAATCGATAGCTAGAGATTACGAAGCGGAATGTCAATGTACTTCGCCGTTCGGTTCGACGCCACGTACTTCCGGTCAGGATTGTATCAACGAAAACGTCATTACTAAATCGGGGGATGGTATGAGGAAATCGCAATCGAAATTGTATTTGATACCGCAAAAATCTCAATCTATGGATAGTTTATTGGATAAGGAAGAGGGGGATGATGGAAATTCTCCTTTGTTCAAATCTGGGTTGTACGCGCATTGGTGGTTGAAAGCTAAAATACCGGCGAGCGTTGTTAAAGGGATTCGCATCAGTACCCGACAGAATAATACAGGCAAGGGCATGATTTTAAGtgatttttgttgttgtttgttgAGATTTTGCGCTAACTTTCTAACCGAATCGCTTGGGTACGTTTGGCCCTTGCCTGTACATCATTTCATATTTACTAAACATAAGCTTCCGATTTAA
- the LOC130449273 gene encoding mediator of RNA polymerase II transcription subunit 11 — MTAPMERIQVLDSIEKDIITCLHSAGQVFVELGKEKSSLKQAENHTQMFLKTLSAVENKLTDQINYLTQVSTGQPHEGSGYASQKVLQMAWHRLEHARSRVNELERYKIKHLQGRTSQRSIIGPTNVTSTVAGQNVPSGAST; from the exons ATGACTGCTCCAATGGAAAGAATTCAAGTGCTAGATTCAATagaaaaagatataataacTTGTCTTCATAGTGCAG GGCAAGTTTTCGTCGAACTAGGcaaagaaaaatcaagtttGAAACAAGCGGAAAATCACACTCAAATGTTCTTAAAAACACTAAGTGCCGTGGAAAATAAGTTAACAGACCAAATAAACTATTTAACTCAAGTTTCAACAGGACAACCCCATGAAGGATCCGGATATGCTTCACAAAAAGTTTTACAAATGGCGTGGCACAGACTTGAACACGCCAGATCGAGAGTAAACGAATTagaaagatataaaattaaacatttacAAGGTAGAACATCACAAAGAAGCATAATTGGTCCTACAAATGTTACATCTACAGTTGCAGGGCAAAATGTACCTTCAGGAGCTTCAACTTAA